One genomic segment of Anaerobaca lacustris includes these proteins:
- a CDS encoding neutral/alkaline non-lysosomal ceramidase N-terminal domain-containing protein, which yields MTGRTMGSVVALLFVASFCRDAAGAVRAGAARVDITPPTGVWLSGYAARDKPSDGVLDELYARALVVGDGSDTVALVAVDLLWVPLYMTSQIRDRVTSRTGIAGSNVMICASHTHFGPRIYRQTRLGPDAEDNRVDDAYAQVLARKIADAVFLAHKDLREARLGSGRTELAEVTYHRRPKNADGSVTMAFSLPDEVLATRQIVREPDGATRVTFRYPEGQPQRTFGPIDPEVWTLRVEDAEGKLLASMVNFACHAVSGSADPNGFYSISGDYPGETARVVERIEGGVCLFTSGAAGDIVPLRRGLAARRQIGRAVAGAAVRGLQLVPMSDTITVEARTMAVELPLKEEPAGNRIVETDADQGLLKTEIQLLRFGDVYLLGLPGEILVEIGLEIKRRSPVERLIVASLSNDVIGYVCHADAYDEGGYEPVAGSNLAKGAGELLIERALELIDAMQSQAKAGR from the coding sequence GTGACCGGACGAACGATGGGGTCTGTTGTTGCGTTGTTGTTCGTTGCTTCGTTCTGTCGTGACGCAGCCGGGGCCGTTCGGGCCGGCGCCGCTCGCGTCGATATTACGCCGCCGACAGGTGTGTGGCTGTCGGGCTATGCGGCTCGCGACAAGCCGAGCGACGGCGTGCTCGACGAGCTATACGCCCGGGCGCTGGTCGTCGGCGACGGCAGCGATACGGTCGCCCTCGTGGCGGTCGATCTGCTGTGGGTTCCGCTGTACATGACGAGCCAGATTCGCGACAGGGTGACAAGCCGGACGGGCATCGCCGGCTCGAACGTGATGATCTGCGCCAGCCATACGCACTTCGGCCCGAGGATCTATCGCCAGACGAGGCTCGGACCCGACGCCGAGGACAACCGCGTCGACGACGCCTACGCACAGGTGCTCGCCAGGAAGATCGCCGACGCCGTCTTCCTCGCCCACAAGGACCTGCGCGAGGCTCGGCTGGGTTCCGGCCGGACCGAACTGGCCGAGGTCACCTACCACCGCCGCCCGAAGAACGCCGATGGGTCCGTCACGATGGCGTTCAGTCTGCCCGATGAGGTCCTCGCGACGCGACAGATCGTCCGCGAGCCGGACGGCGCGACGCGCGTGACGTTCCGCTATCCCGAAGGCCAGCCCCAACGGACATTCGGGCCCATCGATCCGGAGGTCTGGACGCTCCGCGTCGAAGACGCCGAGGGCAAGCTGCTCGCCTCGATGGTCAACTTCGCCTGCCACGCGGTCAGCGGCAGCGCCGATCCTAACGGCTTCTACTCGATCTCGGGCGACTATCCGGGCGAGACGGCCCGAGTGGTCGAGCGTATCGAGGGCGGCGTGTGTCTGTTCACGTCGGGCGCCGCCGGGGACATCGTCCCGCTGCGGCGGGGCCTTGCGGCGCGCCGTCAGATCGGTCGCGCCGTGGCCGGTGCGGCGGTGCGCGGGCTTCAGCTCGTGCCGATGTCGGATACGATCACCGTCGAGGCCCGGACGATGGCTGTCGAGCTACCCCTCAAGGAAGAACCAGCCGGCAATCGCATCGTCGAAACCGACGCAGACCAAGGGCTGCTCAAGACGGAAATCCAACTCCTGCGATTTGGTGACGTCTACCTGCTCGGCCTGCCGGGCGAGATCCTGGTTGAGATCGGTTTGGAGATCAAGAGGCGGTCGCCCGTCGAGCGGCTGATCGTCGCGTCGTTGAGCAATGACGTCATCGGCTACGTCTGCCACGCCGACGCCTACGACGAGGGCGGCTATGAACCCGTCGCCGGGAGCAACCTCGCCAAAGGCGCCGGCGAGCTTCTCATCGAGCGCGCCCTCGAACTGATCGACGCAATGCAGTCGCAGGCCAAAGCCGGCCGATAG
- a CDS encoding class II SORL domain-containing protein, whose product MGNLGEHIQKADWKKEKHVPVIECPESVKANDIFQVKVTLGKEVAHPNTTEHHIRWITLYYHDEGGKFAHEVAHIEFNAHGESAEGPNQGPVYAHHEATATLKIAKPGVLHALAYCNIHGLWESSKPIAVS is encoded by the coding sequence ATGGGGAATCTTGGCGAACACATCCAGAAAGCGGACTGGAAAAAGGAAAAGCACGTGCCCGTGATCGAGTGCCCGGAATCGGTCAAAGCCAATGACATCTTCCAGGTGAAGGTCACGCTGGGCAAGGAAGTGGCCCACCCGAACACGACCGAGCATCACATTCGCTGGATTACCCTGTACTACCACGACGAGGGCGGCAAGTTCGCCCACGAGGTCGCCCACATCGAGTTCAACGCACACGGCGAATCGGCCGAAGGGCCGAACCAGGGCCCGGTCTACGCGCATCACGAAGCGACCGCGACGCTGAAGATCGCCAAGCCGGGCGTCCTGCACGCGCTGGCCTACTGCAACATCCACGGCCTGTGGGAATCGAGCAAGCCGATCGCGGTGAGCTGA
- a CDS encoding carboxymuconolactone decarboxylase family protein, whose translation MSTNRTTPWFVLNAPEIGQAFVEFRQVCQKGGVLDRKTKELLMLVMACASRSAYNAEEHVRGALEAGATKEEITEALMIAAGEDAGAQLAWNSQIVSKYLGNGKP comes from the coding sequence ATGAGCACAAACAGGACAACGCCGTGGTTCGTGTTGAACGCCCCAGAGATCGGACAGGCGTTCGTGGAGTTTCGACAGGTCTGCCAGAAAGGCGGGGTCCTCGACAGAAAGACGAAGGAGCTGCTGATGCTGGTGATGGCGTGCGCATCCCGCTCGGCGTACAATGCCGAGGAGCATGTGCGTGGCGCGCTCGAAGCCGGGGCCACGAAGGAAGAGATCACCGAGGCCCTGATGATCGCCGCCGGTGAGGACGCCGGGGCCCAACTGGCATGGAACAGCCAGATCGTGTCCAAGTATCTGGGAAACGGCAAACCCTGA